The genomic interval CCTGCACCTCGCCGGCGTTGAAGGCCAGACGGATCGGTCCGGTGCCTTTGTAGCCGGTGACCAACTGGAGCGGCAAGCCGAGGGTGGCCTTGAGGACTTTAGGCAGGTCATCGGTGCCGCCGCCGGGGGATACGCCGCCGAACTTGATCACTGTGCCCGACCGCATCCACTGCTCCAAGCTGGTGATGCCGGTTGACTTCGCCAGGCCGATCATGAAATTGTCCTGCGCCGGCGCGCCCAAGTATTCGAACTTAACGCCGTCGAAATCCACTCCCGGCGCGCCGAAGCGTTGATGCATAACCAGGCCGCCGACGAAGTTGCCGATGGTGAGGCCGTCGGGCTTGGCGACTTTGTAGAGATGATTGGTGGCCAACAAACTCGCGGCGCCCGGCATGTTGTCGACTAGCACGGCTGGGTTGCCGGGGATGTGCTTGCCGATGTGGCGCGCGATCAAACGCGAGTAGGTGTCGAAGCCACCGCCGGGGGCGAGGCCGACGATGATGCGCACGGTTTTGCCGCGATAAAAGTTTTCCTGGGCGAGGGAACTGCCCCAACTGAGAAAAATCGCCAGCGTGGAAAACAGCGTGATGCGGATCATCTCTCGTCCTCCGAACGGCTCCGATAGTATGACAATCTTCCGTTGGCCCTGAGTTGGTCCAGCAAGCCGTATCGAAGGGCCAAACATTTCTAGACTCTATTTCGCCCCCGCCCACCCGGCGTTGGAAATATCGATCACCTGATCGTCCGGGCCTACGCATTTTACTTCGAAGTAAGATTGCGGTTTCGCCGGATCGCCGTGATGCACTTCGTTGCGTTCGCTCAAGGCTTTGCCGCCGAGGCTTTTTACCCTATCAACGAACGCGTCGACGTCGTCGACCTGAAAGCCAATGTGGTCGACGCCGAGCTTCATCGTCTCACCTTCGACCACGCCGCGAAAACTCAGGATCGCGATGTTTAAGCTGCCATCGGTCAGATAAATACCGCTTTGACCGAGGCCGACCTGTTCCAGGCCAAAGGCTTCTTTGTAGAATTGCGCGGTCTTCTCGACGTCGTGGGTGCGGATCGCGATATGCTTGATTTTTGCCACGAGAAAACCTCCTATTTTTGCGCCAAGGCTTCTTTGAGAAAGCGCCAATCCATGATTTTGTCTTCGCTGATCTCCTCGGTGATTTTTAGCTGCTCGCGCGCCAAACGGATCTCGGTGTCCATGGTGGCCTTGGCCACACCGCCGTCAGGGTTAAGCGACACCATCGAGTAATCGTAGATCTTCAGCGCTGCGCCCGCGCTAACGTTGAGATAGTCGCGCATGATCGCCAGGGTCTCCGGTTTGTTGTTTCTAACGAAGCGTATCCCTTTGAGCGTGGAGCGGATAGCCCGGACGATCTGGGTCGGGTTCTTGCGGATTTTATCCATCGATACGCCGAACCCGCCAAGGCGGGTGTGGACCACGTCGCCGAAATACAGCATCGGGACCAGGCCAAGCTTTTCCGCCTTTTCGAGATACGCGACGTCCAACGGGGTGCCGTCCACGATGCCCGCGGCAAGAGCGGCGAGCCGGTCGCCGGAACCGCCAATGGCCAGCGTAATCACGTCGCGTTCGGGATTCATGCCGGCCTGGGCGAGGGCTTCGCGTAAGATAGTATGCGGTGCCGAGCCGAGGCCGCTGAGGCCGATCTTCTTGCCCTTGAAGTCGGTGATTTTCTTGAAATTAGGCTTGGCGACCAAGACATGCAGCGGTCGATCGAACCAGCCCATGACGCCTTTGACCGGCAGGCCTTGGATCGATGCGCGAGCAATGAGACCGCTAACGGTCGAGTAATCCAACTCGTTTGCGATCAGCGCCGCCGCATGCAGATTGGTGCGGATAACCACCTTGCGCACTTCGAGACCCTCGTCTTTGTAGAACCCCTTGCGCTGGGCGATTTCGACCGGGATCTCGTACAGTCCCGGAGTTGAAATGCCAATGTGAATAACTTCGGCGCTCGCCAACTGCGGCGAAACTAAAACCAAGGCGGCACAAAGCATTATAAACCGGTGTATGAGCATCAAAAATCTCCCCCAGTTGAAAGCCTCGCGAGCTTACTCCGGATGCGCGAATTTGGCAATTCGAGCTTAACCCGAATGGGGGCGTTGACTTCG from Deltaproteobacteria bacterium carries:
- a CDS encoding VOC family protein, translated to MALSQRSLGAKIGGFLVAKIKHIAIRTHDVEKTAQFYKEAFGLEQVGLGQSGIYLTDGSLNIAILSFRGVVEGETMKLGVDHIGFQVDDVDAFVDRVKSLGGKALSERNEVHHGDPAKPQSYFEVKCVGPDDQVIDISNAGWAGAK
- a CDS encoding ABC transporter substrate-binding protein — its product is MLIHRFIMLCAALVLVSPQLASAEVIHIGISTPGLYEIPVEIAQRKGFYKDEGLEVRKVVIRTNLHAAALIANELDYSTVSGLIARASIQGLPVKGVMGWFDRPLHVLVAKPNFKKITDFKGKKIGLSGLGSAPHTILREALAQAGMNPERDVITLAIGGSGDRLAALAAGIVDGTPLDVAYLEKAEKLGLVPMLYFGDVVHTRLGGFGVSMDKIRKNPTQIVRAIRSTLKGIRFVRNNKPETLAIMRDYLNVSAGAALKIYDYSMVSLNPDGGVAKATMDTEIRLAREQLKITEEISEDKIMDWRFLKEALAQK